The Verrucomicrobiota bacterium genome segment CTTTTGTCCGTGGCCTGCGTTGGCTCGGTCCTTACAGCCCGCGTTGGGGATGCTCGGACCTCGCCGCCTTGGCCACAGCCAAAATCCCTCGCCGCAGGACCCCGCGCAATTTTCGGACACGCTCTAAGATTTCGCTCGGTCCGCAAATCTGAGAGGAACGGACGTATCTTGTCACTCAGATTCCCTCGAGAGAGAGGGAAGAACGGAACAGATCACCGGGCATTGTCATCTGTGGAAGGATGGTTTCCCACAGGCCAGCCAGACCAGCGTCTTGGGCGATGGCGCGGAGATTGAGCCGTCGCAGCAACTCCACCGTGACAGGCCGTTTGCTGTCCGGGAATATCAGGGAGGCCAGGAATTCCCGGCATTGCGTCGTGTTCAGAATCTGCGCGACGAGTCGTGCTTCGTTCTCCTGGGGAAAGGAAAGAAAGTAACACGTGTCATCAAACATGACCGGACGATCCTCTTGCGGCCCGACCAAGACAAAGCGCGGCTCACGATGCAGTCCCGACACGGCCACTTTCCAGGGAGCAAAGGAGTAATCACCAACGCCAAATATCGCGAAGGGCACGCCGTTTTTGTAAATCGAACTCTTCCGGGCCTGGAAATAATCGGCGTGGGCGTTGAGGTACTCCCAAGTTCGCGGAGCGTGCCGGGCTATCGCACGCGTATCTTCGCCGACACGCTTCTGCGTCATCAACACGAATCGCGTGGGGTTGGCATTGCCCTTCGAAAGGTCCGTGCACTTCAGCAGCGGATACACACAGTCCGGTTCAAGACTGACTTGCTCCTTCAACTTGTTTGAGAAAGTGCCGTCGGGATTCGGTCGAAGCTCCATGACCGAAGCGCAATCGTGCTTTAACCCGGACCGCCATTGGTACGGGCAGCGCCCCTCAAGATGCTGCAAGCGGCGGTAGGCGCGGATGTCGGCCACCAGGTCTTTTCCAACGAGGCCCAGGTGACTGGACGGTGTCCGCGCTTGCAGGCTGTCAAACACCGCCGCCTCCGTTGCGCCATGCGCGCCGATGTGCGCCAGCAACAGGCAAGCGTCCACGGAAGCGCTGAAGTGCGCCGTGGCATCGATGCGATAAAGCGAGGCGCTCGCCACGCGTCCGTCATTTTGCCAGGCGTACCGCAAGACCTTCCGCGCCGTGGCTGTCTTGCACAACATCGCGATGGCGGCCTTTCGGCCGTCGAGCGCTCGCAACAATCGAATGAGCATCCATTCCGAGATGTCGAAGTTCGATTTTCCCGTGCGCGCTTCGAGGCCGCGGAAGCCCAGGAAGTTTTCCTTCACGGGTAAGTTGCTTCCGTTCAAGCGGGCGACGGCGGCGTTC includes the following:
- a CDS encoding SAM-dependent methyltransferase, producing MNQLLDKARAGSNVSRQEFGDFQTPPGLAREICALLRREGIDPHIVIEPTCGLGAFLVAAAEAFPAARILGFEVNADYLETTQQSLKNGGASSRFDLRAQDFFTHNWDAECKSVEGSLLLLGNPPWVTNAAVARLNGSNLPVKENFLGFRGLEARTGKSNFDISEWMLIRLLRALDGRKAAIAMLCKTATARKVLRYAWQNDGRVASASLYRIDATAHFSASVDACLLLAHIGAHGATEAAVFDSLQARTPSSHLGLVGKDLVADIRAYRRLQHLEGRCPYQWRSGLKHDCASVMELRPNPDGTFSNKLKEQVSLEPDCVYPLLKCTDLSKGNANPTRFVLMTQKRVGEDTRAIARHAPRTWEYLNAHADYFQARKSSIYKNGVPFAIFGVGDYSFAPWKVAVSGLHREPRFVLVGPQEDRPVMFDDTCYFLSFPQENEARLVAQILNTTQCREFLASLIFPDSKRPVTVELLRRLNLRAIAQDAGLAGLWETILPQMTMPGDLFRSSLSLEGI